The following proteins come from a genomic window of Maribacter sp. HTCC2170:
- a CDS encoding aminotransferase class V-fold PLP-dependent enzyme, which produces MSSRRKALKTLSTLPLVSGIMAPSLLSAKAIEKSSSIPLARDFFKELGLRTFINAAGTYTSMTGSLMHKEVTSAITYGATEYVNLDELHDKVGERIAQLLNCEYATVSSGAFGAMTIGLAGIMCGKDEKKVAQLPDTTGLKNEVIVQKAHDIGYTHALTNTGAKIVQVTTAKELEKAINKKTALLWFLNANTEQGEIKWEEFIALAKKHGIPTFIDCAADVPPVENLFKFTKLGFDLVAFSGGKGIRGPQSAGLLLGNRNFIEAARLHTPPRGTTIARGMKVNKEEVLGMMVALELYLARDHEKEWKLWESQIKLISDSARSVKGVETEIHVPPHANHVPSLRIRWNEDIVKISKDDMRKELREGHPSIETVGNKETVGITTWMMEPGQERIVAQRVKEILASA; this is translated from the coding sequence ATGAGCAGTAGAAGAAAAGCACTAAAAACATTATCGACACTCCCACTAGTTAGTGGAATTATGGCCCCAAGTTTGTTATCTGCGAAAGCCATTGAAAAATCTTCTTCAATACCTTTGGCAAGAGATTTTTTTAAGGAATTGGGATTACGAACATTTATTAATGCTGCAGGTACATATACTTCTATGACTGGGTCTCTGATGCATAAAGAAGTTACCTCTGCCATTACTTATGGTGCAACGGAATATGTAAATCTAGATGAACTTCATGACAAAGTGGGCGAGCGTATTGCGCAACTTTTAAATTGTGAATATGCAACGGTTTCCTCAGGGGCATTTGGAGCCATGACAATTGGATTAGCAGGAATAATGTGTGGTAAGGATGAGAAGAAAGTAGCTCAACTTCCGGATACCACGGGACTTAAAAATGAGGTCATCGTGCAAAAAGCACATGATATAGGATACACCCATGCTTTAACAAATACGGGAGCTAAGATTGTCCAGGTGACCACAGCAAAAGAATTAGAGAAGGCCATAAATAAGAAAACAGCGCTGCTTTGGTTTTTGAACGCCAACACTGAACAGGGTGAAATAAAATGGGAGGAATTTATAGCATTGGCTAAGAAACATGGTATACCTACATTTATTGATTGTGCTGCCGACGTTCCACCAGTTGAGAATCTATTCAAATTCACCAAATTGGGTTTTGACTTGGTAGCATTTTCAGGTGGCAAGGGTATTCGAGGACCACAAAGTGCAGGGTTGTTGTTGGGTAATCGCAATTTCATAGAGGCAGCTCGTTTACATACACCACCAAGAGGAACAACTATTGCGAGAGGAATGAAAGTTAATAAAGAGGAGGTATTGGGGATGATGGTGGCATTGGAGCTTTATTTAGCACGTGATCATGAAAAGGAATGGAAACTTTGGGAAAGCCAAATAAAATTGATTAGCGACAGTGCCCGTTCTGTCAAAGGCGTCGAGACTGAGATTCATGTACCCCCACATGCAAATCATGTTCCAAGTCTTCGAATTCGTTGGAATGAGGATATCGTTAAAATATCGAAAGATGACATGCGTAAAGAACTTCGCGAAGGTCACCCCTCAATTGAAACTGTGGGGAATAAAGAAACAGTAGGAATAACTACCTGGATGATGGAACCAGGTCAGGAAAGAATTGTAGCCCAAAGGGTTAAAGAGATTTTAGCCAGCGCATAA
- a CDS encoding c-type cytochrome domain-containing protein yields MSFLINSGMGENLPDIITFFGRFHPIVVHLPIGFLLLAILAQFSTKWPKFSPLKAFVSHLWGLGALSALLAVVFGYMLSLSGDYDEETLFLHKWSGVVVLITSLLMFFLSKKYENFNKIILSGLVVFLFGTLTYTGHLGGNLTHGSTYLLEYAPNPVRELAGLPPKAIPRKKVTTLDSADVFLDIVQPILDKKCVSCHNDSKKKGDLLLTSHQLIIKGGENGDIVIPGNTESSELFRRITLPEEHKEFMPTEGKRPLSETEVELLEWWIEHGALSNGIVTQLNPEKETLATINSYLGLDKNNIFNKVVLPPKKELLDSLKQSGFVFNRLMRDNHYLEANFSLSENAISNSIIDSLLQLKDQLVWLNLSNVNLKDAHLQKIGELENLVKLDLSRNAISDNGIEHLSKLINLESLNLYNTQVSEKVFDIVSKMTRLKTIYLWNTKVNDSVLKQYQSENKTLKVIFERDSL; encoded by the coding sequence ATGAGTTTTCTTATAAACAGCGGAATGGGTGAAAATCTTCCTGATATTATCACTTTTTTTGGCAGATTCCATCCAATTGTAGTTCATCTTCCCATTGGCTTTCTGCTACTTGCGATTTTAGCTCAGTTTTCTACCAAATGGCCAAAGTTCAGCCCTCTTAAAGCCTTTGTTTCACATTTATGGGGTTTGGGAGCGTTAAGTGCTCTTCTAGCAGTGGTTTTTGGCTATATGTTATCGCTTAGTGGAGATTACGATGAAGAAACTTTGTTTTTACATAAATGGAGTGGAGTTGTAGTTCTAATAACTTCGTTATTGATGTTCTTTCTTTCAAAGAAATACGAAAACTTTAATAAAATAATCCTTTCTGGGCTTGTTGTATTTCTATTTGGGACGTTGACTTATACGGGACATTTAGGTGGTAATCTTACACATGGGTCCACCTATTTGCTTGAATATGCGCCAAACCCTGTAAGAGAATTGGCTGGTCTCCCTCCAAAGGCAATACCACGAAAAAAGGTTACCACATTAGATTCTGCAGATGTTTTTCTTGACATTGTCCAACCAATTCTAGACAAAAAATGCGTTAGCTGTCATAATGATAGTAAGAAGAAAGGTGACCTGCTATTAACATCTCATCAATTAATTATAAAAGGTGGTGAAAATGGAGATATTGTTATTCCTGGCAATACAGAATCAAGCGAACTTTTTAGAAGAATCACATTGCCTGAAGAACATAAAGAGTTTATGCCTACAGAAGGCAAAAGACCATTATCAGAAACCGAGGTAGAGCTTTTGGAATGGTGGATTGAGCATGGCGCACTATCAAATGGCATAGTGACTCAACTGAACCCTGAAAAAGAAACTTTAGCTACCATTAATAGTTATTTGGGTCTAGACAAGAACAATATATTTAATAAAGTGGTTCTTCCTCCAAAAAAAGAATTGTTGGATTCTCTAAAACAAAGTGGTTTTGTTTTTAATCGACTCATGAGAGACAACCACTATTTAGAGGCCAACTTTAGTCTAAGTGAAAATGCAATTTCAAATTCAATTATTGATTCGCTTCTTCAACTAAAGGATCAATTGGTATGGTTGAATTTAAGTAATGTAAATCTAAAAGATGCCCACCTGCAAAAAATAGGGGAACTTGAGAATCTTGTAAAGCTTGACCTCAGCAGAAATGCTATATCAGATAATGGAATTGAGCACCTTTCCAAATTAATAAACCTTGAATCCTTAAACTTGTATAATACTCAAGTTTCAGAAAAGGTATTTGACATTGTTTCGAAAATGACTCGCTTGAAGACGATTTACCTATGGAATACAAAAGTGAACGACTCCGTTTTGAAGCAATATCAATCCGAAAACAAAACGCTAAAAGTAATTTTCGAAAGAGATAGTTTGTGA
- a CDS encoding RidA family protein yields the protein MESTTTRRATFKKIGMGLAALFGVGSVNGMNTKSKVKKEVVGEITNDQNIPLFSGAVKHGNTLYIAGKGAHVEPYEIKAHTEIVLQELQKELERNGSSMEQVLKVNVYLADLADYHGMNEVFRGRFGKNPPVRTTVATYGGVPGKSLVEMDCIAAVD from the coding sequence ATGGAAAGTACAACAACTAGAAGGGCAACCTTCAAAAAAATTGGAATGGGACTAGCTGCACTTTTTGGTGTTGGATCAGTAAATGGTATGAATACTAAATCTAAAGTCAAAAAAGAAGTAGTTGGCGAAATAACTAACGATCAAAACATACCTCTTTTTTCTGGTGCCGTAAAACATGGTAACACTCTTTATATTGCTGGAAAAGGTGCTCATGTTGAGCCTTATGAGATTAAGGCGCATACGGAGATAGTATTGCAGGAGCTACAAAAAGAACTTGAAAGAAATGGGTCATCTATGGAGCAGGTGTTAAAGGTAAATGTGTATTTGGCCGATTTAGCAGATTATCATGGAATGAACGAAGTCTTCAGAGGTCGTTTTGGTAAAAACCCACCTGTACGTACCACTGTTGCTACCTATGGTGGTGTGCCAGGAAAATCACTAGTTGAAATGGACTGTATTGCGGCAGTGGACTAA
- a CDS encoding PSD1 and planctomycete cytochrome C domain-containing protein — MYIAFFAISITFLSCGDSNQYSEPLPRTVDFNFHIRPILVQNCYLCHGPDPSSRKAELRLDTYEGATAKLKDGGYAIIPGKPSKSQLIYRVNHKEEDQIMPPPETNHKLTGREKALLEKWIDQGAEWKKHWAFITPIESKPNTENNNLDAWIDQRLIEKSLEKVPEANKNSLIRRASFLLTGLPPTPKKIEEFLSDDSEDAYEKLVDHYLNSPEFGERWARHWMDLVRYAETKGHEFDYTITGAWKYRDYLIRAFNDDLPYDQLVKEHLAGDLLKTQRYQKETGISESQLGTVFYTMGEGTHSPVDIKQDEADRIDNIIDVTTKTFQGLTVSCAKCHDHKFDPILAEDYYGLYGIMESTRFSPLSGEHSLNKIQTIKEIEGIEKYMQNIISDKWGKSVFQEAKKTSPKTEPTSLEYNVIGDFRNSDLDEWISNGVAFGGKSTLGKPALNRTGKLIGLEEGKASSKFYDTEIFGILRSKNFILDQNFIGVRAKGKESTIRIIIDNFQLIQNPIYGNLSKNINNNNWDNYVFDISPWKGHKAYIEIVPGGYGSHNYKLPKGAFVEAQYAIAYNDTWPNDIKNQNPETQISGINTLLRTGGLTSLFPELISSLDSIQLLTKKLKDSTFYYGVVDGIGVNSPIFNRGSYQEPSEDSIPRSFLSALPFGDKAFKSSGSGRLELADAIANNKNPLTSRVMVNRIWHHLFGRGLVETVDNFGLQGKLPSHPKLLDHLAVKFQNEGWSIKNIIRYIVTSETFKRTTQRDNLLIDQDPENIYLASFPIRRLEAEAIRDGMLAVTQSLDSTHFGPPVATYLTDFMQGRGRPKTSGPLDGNGRRSIYMEVRRNFLEPMMTTFDRPIPFSTFGKRNVSNVPSQSLIIMNDPFVAQQAEVLATKLLAQKDFSFEQKIEWIYMRTFSRLPSKTEVTKANEFIITLRQIKSDTELDDEVLIWKEFCHSLFNLKEFIYLI, encoded by the coding sequence GTGTACATTGCATTTTTTGCTATATCAATTACATTCCTTTCATGTGGAGATTCTAACCAATACTCAGAACCACTTCCTAGAACCGTTGATTTCAATTTCCACATTCGACCTATTTTGGTGCAGAATTGCTATTTATGTCATGGTCCAGATCCAAGCAGTAGAAAAGCTGAATTAAGGCTTGATACATACGAAGGGGCTACAGCAAAGTTGAAAGATGGCGGTTATGCAATAATACCTGGAAAACCCTCAAAAAGTCAATTAATCTATCGTGTAAACCATAAGGAGGAGGACCAAATAATGCCTCCACCAGAAACCAATCATAAACTTACTGGTCGTGAAAAGGCACTTTTAGAAAAATGGATTGACCAAGGGGCAGAATGGAAAAAACACTGGGCTTTTATCACCCCTATAGAATCAAAACCCAATACTGAAAACAATAATTTAGATGCTTGGATCGATCAGCGTCTTATCGAGAAAAGCCTTGAAAAGGTACCCGAGGCAAATAAGAATTCCCTTATAAGAAGAGCCTCATTTCTTCTTACGGGACTTCCTCCTACTCCCAAAAAAATTGAGGAATTCCTTTCTGACGATTCTGAAGATGCCTATGAGAAGTTAGTTGATCATTACCTAAATTCCCCAGAATTTGGTGAGCGCTGGGCCAGACATTGGATGGATCTTGTTCGTTATGCAGAAACCAAAGGGCATGAATTTGATTATACCATCACAGGTGCCTGGAAATACCGTGACTACCTAATTAGGGCTTTTAATGATGATTTACCTTATGACCAATTGGTAAAAGAACATCTCGCTGGCGATTTACTAAAAACGCAACGTTATCAAAAAGAAACAGGGATATCAGAATCACAATTGGGCACTGTATTTTATACAATGGGAGAAGGTACTCATAGTCCTGTAGATATAAAACAGGATGAAGCAGATAGAATAGATAATATTATTGATGTTACGACAAAAACTTTTCAAGGGCTAACTGTCTCCTGCGCAAAATGCCATGATCACAAGTTCGACCCCATTTTGGCAGAAGATTATTATGGTCTTTATGGCATTATGGAAAGTACCAGGTTTTCACCTTTGTCCGGGGAACACTCTTTAAACAAAATTCAGACTATTAAGGAAATTGAGGGCATTGAGAAATATATGCAAAATATCATTTCTGACAAATGGGGAAAATCAGTTTTTCAAGAAGCCAAAAAAACGTCTCCAAAAACTGAGCCCACATCTCTTGAGTACAATGTAATTGGGGATTTCAGAAACTCTGATTTAGATGAATGGATATCAAACGGGGTCGCCTTTGGGGGAAAATCAACATTAGGAAAACCTGCCCTTAACAGAACAGGAAAATTAATTGGTCTTGAAGAAGGCAAAGCCTCCAGCAAATTCTATGACACAGAAATTTTCGGAATACTTAGGTCTAAAAATTTCATACTAGACCAAAATTTCATAGGGGTTAGAGCGAAAGGTAAGGAAAGTACAATTCGCATTATCATTGACAATTTTCAATTGATCCAAAACCCCATTTATGGGAACCTATCAAAAAATATAAACAACAACAATTGGGATAATTACGTATTTGACATTTCGCCTTGGAAAGGTCATAAGGCTTATATCGAAATTGTACCAGGAGGTTATGGCTCTCATAATTATAAACTTCCCAAAGGTGCTTTTGTCGAGGCACAATACGCTATTGCTTATAATGATACATGGCCAAATGATATAAAAAATCAAAATCCAGAAACACAAATTAGTGGCATAAATACCCTTTTAAGAACTGGGGGTTTAACGTCACTATTTCCTGAATTGATTTCCTCTTTAGATAGTATTCAATTATTGACAAAAAAATTAAAAGACAGTACATTCTATTATGGTGTCGTTGATGGTATTGGTGTAAACTCCCCTATTTTTAATCGAGGGAGTTATCAAGAACCTTCGGAAGATAGTATTCCAAGAAGTTTCTTATCTGCTTTACCCTTTGGAGACAAAGCCTTTAAATCCAGCGGAAGTGGAAGGTTAGAACTAGCAGATGCCATTGCGAACAATAAAAACCCTCTTACTTCTAGGGTTATGGTAAATCGTATTTGGCATCACCTTTTCGGTCGAGGTTTGGTTGAGACAGTTGATAATTTTGGATTACAAGGCAAGCTCCCTTCCCACCCTAAACTATTGGATCATTTGGCGGTCAAATTTCAAAACGAAGGTTGGTCGATCAAAAACATAATACGCTATATCGTTACTTCAGAAACCTTTAAAAGAACTACACAACGAGATAATTTATTGATTGATCAAGATCCCGAAAATATTTATTTGGCGTCATTTCCAATTCGGCGACTTGAAGCTGAAGCAATTCGTGACGGAATGCTAGCAGTTACTCAAAGCCTGGATTCAACACATTTTGGCCCGCCCGTGGCAACTTATCTTACAGATTTCATGCAGGGAAGAGGAAGACCCAAAACATCAGGACCTTTAGATGGAAATGGCCGAAGAAGTATATATATGGAAGTTAGGCGAAACTTTTTGGAACCAATGATGACAACATTTGATCGCCCTATTCCCTTTAGTACTTTTGGAAAACGCAATGTTTCCAATGTTCCTTCACAATCTTTGATTATCATGAACGACCCTTTTGTCGCTCAACAGGCAGAAGTCCTGGCAACAAAACTACTTGCTCAAAAAGATTTCTCATTTGAACAAAAAATTGAATGGATCTATATGCGTACATTTTCTAGATTACCATCAAAGACCGAAGTAACCAAGGCAAATGAGTTTATAATAACCTTAAGGCAAATAAAATCCGATACCGAATTAGATGATGAAGTTTTGATTTGGAAAGAATTTTGTCATAGCCTATTCAATTTAAAAGAATTTATATACCTGATATAA
- a CDS encoding RraA family protein: MKILKLVIILILACDFATAQTTPKEQIIFLTSQWEGERFADGRPKVADDILLRMKEVSIEEAWGVLRNEGYHNQFEGGWKPLHDDVPVVGRALTVQYMPNRPDVSAQIKKRGMQEGQIGNTNSWPIDMLQENDVYVADGFGKIVDGTLIGDNLGNSIYAKSKTGVVFNASSRDMAGLSKIKGFNAFVRGWHPSFLTEVMLLSINDPIRIGAATVLPGDIILGKKEGVVFIPAHLAEKVVVTSEVVKLRDLFGIGRLKEGKYTPGQIDNKWTDEIEKDFSKWLTKHIDVLPVPKEQIQELLKKRTW, encoded by the coding sequence ATGAAGATATTAAAACTTGTAATTATACTGATTTTAGCTTGTGACTTTGCTACCGCTCAAACCACACCAAAGGAACAGATAATATTTCTTACCTCACAATGGGAGGGTGAAAGATTTGCTGATGGGAGACCTAAGGTAGCCGACGATATTTTATTGAGAATGAAAGAAGTTTCTATTGAAGAAGCATGGGGAGTTTTACGAAATGAAGGATACCATAACCAGTTTGAAGGAGGTTGGAAGCCATTGCATGACGATGTCCCAGTAGTAGGACGAGCACTTACGGTTCAGTATATGCCCAATCGTCCTGATGTATCAGCGCAAATAAAGAAAAGGGGTATGCAAGAAGGTCAAATTGGGAACACCAATTCATGGCCAATAGATATGCTCCAAGAAAATGATGTTTATGTCGCTGATGGTTTTGGAAAAATAGTGGATGGTACATTAATAGGTGATAATTTGGGTAACTCTATTTACGCTAAATCAAAAACAGGTGTGGTGTTCAATGCTTCTAGTAGAGATATGGCCGGACTTTCCAAGATTAAGGGGTTCAATGCATTTGTAAGAGGGTGGCATCCATCTTTTTTAACTGAGGTTATGTTACTTAGCATAAATGACCCCATTCGCATTGGGGCGGCCACAGTTTTACCTGGAGATATTATCCTAGGAAAGAAAGAAGGGGTGGTTTTTATCCCTGCACATCTTGCAGAAAAAGTTGTTGTTACTTCCGAAGTGGTAAAACTGCGTGATTTATTCGGTATTGGAAGATTGAAGGAAGGTAAATACACTCCTGGGCAAATAGATAATAAATGGACAGACGAAATTGAGAAAGACTTCTCAAAATGGCTTACAAAACATATCGATGTATTACCAGTTCCGAAAGAACAGATACAGGAATTATTAAAAAAACGAACATGGTAA
- a CDS encoding alpha/beta hydrolase: MRNIILMLVYVFLSAIPSLAQSDYQFDENLAYYSQEVQEKDAYLKDRCKLDVYFPKDTLNVSTVVWFHGGGLEFGSKNIPEGLKEKGVIVVSVNYRLHPKVKNPVYIEDAAAAVAWTINNISNYNGDPNKVFVSGHSAGGYLASMLTMDKSYLGKYGVDADSIAGSIPFSGHTITHFTVRKERGIDGKQPIIDEYAPLFHVRKDSPPMLLITGNRKKELLGRYEENAYFYRMMKVVQHPDIELMELDGYGHNMVYPAIPLLLDFIKRKSNKI, from the coding sequence ATGAGAAATATTATTCTGATGTTGGTGTACGTTTTTTTAAGCGCAATACCTTCATTAGCACAAAGTGACTATCAATTTGACGAAAACTTAGCATACTACAGTCAAGAGGTTCAAGAGAAGGATGCTTATTTAAAAGACCGCTGTAAACTTGATGTGTATTTTCCTAAGGACACTTTAAATGTGTCTACAGTTGTTTGGTTTCATGGCGGAGGGTTAGAGTTTGGATCCAAAAATATTCCTGAAGGTCTGAAGGAGAAAGGAGTTATTGTAGTTTCTGTCAATTATAGATTACACCCCAAGGTAAAGAACCCTGTCTATATTGAAGACGCCGCCGCCGCCGTGGCATGGACGATTAATAATATTTCAAACTATAATGGCGACCCAAACAAAGTTTTTGTTAGTGGTCACTCAGCAGGAGGCTATTTGGCAAGTATGTTGACAATGGATAAAAGTTATTTGGGAAAATATGGCGTTGATGCCGATAGTATTGCTGGTTCTATTCCATTTAGTGGACACACTATTACTCATTTCACGGTGCGTAAAGAGCGTGGAATAGATGGAAAACAACCAATTATTGATGAATATGCCCCATTATTTCATGTTCGAAAAGATTCTCCACCTATGTTATTAATTACTGGTAATCGAAAAAAGGAACTTTTAGGCAGGTATGAGGAGAACGCCTATTTCTATAGAATGATGAAGGTAGTACAACACCCAGATATTGAACTAATGGAATTGGATGGGTATGGTCACAATATGGTATATCCGGCTATTCCACTTTTGTTGGATTTTATTAAGAGAAAATCCAATAAAATATAA
- a CDS encoding DUF1501 domain-containing protein, translated as MSKYHNFMRRPLSRREMLGICKGGFGSLAFMGLFGALPFGCERPKNLASDSTLYLGPHYLPKAKNVIFLYMDGGVSQVDSFDPKPRLAKENGEDPRAKFKVDATQFDNVGKILKSPWEFEQYGECGMPVSDLFPHIASCADDIALIRSMVSNFPEHTNANYFLHTGSGIQGRPSMGSWLTYGLGSENKNIPGYVVLDGGLIPPGGLDNFKNGFLPASYQASILKAGAEPVANIKPRETIQNLQEEKLGFIKQLDETLIGKMGEVDAVESAISNYELAYKMQSSIPELTEFKEESKATKKLYGMDSDDPHTRGYAAQCLLARRLVERGVRFIELTCPNVGADRWDQHSNLKSGHEANAHAVDQPIAGLLKDLKSRGLLEETLVVWTGEFGRTPFAQGSDGRDHNPSAFSMWLAGAGIKGGTIFGRTDDYGYRVIENEVTVHDLHATILHLLGINHEQLTFRFGGRDMRLTDVHGHIIKDILA; from the coding sequence ATGAGCAAGTATCACAATTTTATGCGACGACCACTTTCACGTCGCGAAATGTTGGGAATATGTAAAGGGGGGTTTGGCTCTTTAGCATTTATGGGTCTGTTTGGTGCTCTGCCCTTTGGTTGTGAGCGACCTAAAAACCTTGCATCTGACTCAACACTATATTTAGGGCCACATTATTTGCCAAAAGCAAAAAACGTCATCTTTCTTTATATGGATGGTGGAGTCTCGCAGGTAGATTCTTTTGACCCCAAACCAAGACTGGCAAAAGAGAATGGTGAGGATCCCCGCGCCAAGTTCAAAGTTGATGCCACACAATTTGATAATGTGGGCAAAATTTTGAAAAGTCCATGGGAATTTGAGCAGTACGGAGAATGTGGCATGCCGGTTAGTGACCTCTTTCCGCATATTGCTTCGTGTGCAGACGATATTGCCTTGATTAGATCAATGGTGTCAAATTTTCCAGAACATACGAATGCAAATTATTTTCTTCACACAGGAAGCGGAATTCAAGGAAGACCAAGTATGGGTTCTTGGCTGACCTATGGTCTTGGAAGTGAAAACAAAAATATACCCGGATATGTAGTGCTCGATGGTGGGCTTATTCCACCGGGTGGGCTAGATAACTTTAAAAATGGATTTTTACCAGCTTCTTATCAAGCATCTATTTTAAAGGCAGGTGCTGAACCCGTGGCCAATATTAAGCCTCGGGAGACCATTCAAAATCTTCAAGAGGAAAAATTAGGGTTCATTAAGCAATTGGATGAAACCCTTATTGGCAAAATGGGAGAAGTAGATGCCGTAGAATCGGCAATTTCTAACTATGAACTCGCCTATAAAATGCAATCCTCAATTCCCGAATTAACTGAGTTTAAAGAAGAATCGAAAGCAACAAAAAAATTATACGGCATGGATTCTGACGACCCCCACACTAGAGGTTATGCTGCGCAGTGTTTGCTTGCCAGAAGATTGGTAGAGCGTGGAGTTCGGTTTATAGAACTTACCTGTCCCAATGTTGGAGCAGATAGATGGGATCAGCATAGTAACCTTAAAAGTGGCCATGAAGCAAATGCCCATGCTGTTGACCAACCCATAGCAGGGCTTTTAAAAGATCTTAAATCTAGAGGTTTGTTAGAAGAAACTCTGGTGGTATGGACCGGCGAATTTGGAAGAACACCTTTTGCGCAAGGTTCTGACGGTCGGGACCACAACCCTTCAGCATTCAGCATGTGGCTGGCAGGAGCCGGGATCAAAGGAGGAACCATATTTGGAAGAACAGATGATTATGGATATCGCGTTATAGAAAACGAAGTGACAGTACACGACCTTCATGCCACAATACTACATTTATTGGGTATAAACCACGAACAACTTACCTTCCGATTTGGCGGTAGGGATATGCGCTTGACAGATGTACACGGCCATATTATAAAAGATATTTTAGCTTAA
- a CDS encoding RidA family protein, which yields MGKIFLGFIFLVLMSCNFEQEKKHDIDTEEDLIERAEASYNPEAKLQELGLELSTPSAPVANYVNAVRTGNLIFLAGKGPRKVDGQNITGKLGADLTIEQGYEAARLTGVNQLSVLKAELGNLNKVKRIVKVKGMVNSIPDFKDHPKVVNGYSDLMVEVFGERGKHARAAVGMGSLPSNIAVEIEMIVEIFED from the coding sequence ATGGGAAAGATATTTTTAGGATTTATTTTTTTGGTTTTAATGTCCTGTAACTTTGAACAAGAAAAGAAACATGACATTGATACGGAAGAAGACCTTATTGAAAGGGCAGAAGCAAGTTATAACCCGGAAGCTAAATTACAGGAATTGGGATTAGAATTAAGTACCCCCTCCGCTCCTGTGGCCAACTATGTAAATGCTGTACGAACAGGGAACCTTATTTTTTTGGCAGGGAAAGGACCCCGCAAAGTAGACGGGCAAAATATTACTGGAAAATTGGGAGCGGATTTAACCATAGAACAGGGATATGAAGCGGCTAGGTTAACTGGGGTAAATCAACTATCTGTACTTAAAGCTGAGCTCGGAAACCTTAACAAGGTCAAGCGTATTGTCAAAGTAAAAGGCATGGTAAATTCCATTCCTGATTTTAAAGATCACCCTAAAGTGGTCAATGGGTATTCTGATTTAATGGTAGAAGTTTTTGGTGAGCGAGGAAAACATGCACGTGCTGCTGTAGGTATGGGGTCTTTGCCCAGTAATATTGCGGTTGAAATAGAAATGATTGTTGAAATTTTTGAGGACTAA
- a CDS encoding FAD binding domain-containing protein → MNKFSWHEAKSVEDALQQVNSTVSEALYKSTDKPVIFKSGGIDVFDWIKEGLLKPEKIINIRNIPGLDKITYDKKKGLSIGSNVSLAEIGSNTEIKSHYLALHEAVHHAATPQLRNMSTLGGNLAQRNRCWYFRSTDHDCFRKGGYLCFAQHSETGENENHAIIDNGSCVSIHASSIATALMAFNASVVIVNDEGEKKEVPMDDFFVTTGKDVSKETILQSKEIITEIIVPAPRKNTKSSYIKQVARESHDWSLGDVAVVMEVSGNTCRSASIVLGAAAPTPYRSILAQEAIENKAINNENAQSAAKAAMSIARPLSKNGYKVPMFKSIIKQAILENS, encoded by the coding sequence ATGAATAAATTTAGTTGGCACGAAGCCAAATCAGTCGAAGATGCACTTCAACAAGTGAATTCAACAGTATCCGAAGCCCTGTATAAGTCTACCGATAAACCAGTGATATTCAAATCAGGTGGTATTGATGTTTTTGATTGGATAAAAGAGGGTTTACTTAAACCCGAAAAAATTATAAATATCAGGAATATACCTGGCCTTGATAAGATTACCTATGATAAAAAGAAAGGGTTGAGTATAGGATCCAATGTTAGCCTGGCCGAAATAGGCTCAAATACAGAAATCAAAAGTCATTATTTAGCACTTCACGAAGCTGTACATCATGCCGCCACTCCGCAGCTACGGAATATGTCGACTTTGGGAGGCAATTTGGCCCAACGAAACCGTTGTTGGTATTTTCGTTCTACCGATCATGACTGTTTCCGTAAAGGAGGCTATCTATGTTTTGCACAGCACTCTGAAACCGGTGAAAATGAAAATCATGCCATAATTGATAATGGCTCTTGTGTAAGTATTCATGCTTCTTCAATAGCAACTGCCCTTATGGCATTTAATGCCAGTGTTGTTATAGTAAATGATGAAGGTGAAAAGAAAGAAGTGCCGATGGATGACTTCTTCGTTACAACAGGTAAGGATGTTTCCAAAGAAACCATTCTTCAATCCAAGGAGATCATAACAGAAATCATTGTTCCAGCACCTAGAAAAAACACAAAAAGTTCCTATATAAAACAAGTAGCCCGTGAATCTCATGATTGGTCCCTCGGAGATGTCGCTGTGGTAATGGAAGTTTCCGGGAATACATGCCGGTCGGCGAGTATTGTCCTAGGAGCTGCCGCTCCAACACCGTATCGTTCCATTCTGGCGCAAGAGGCAATTGAGAATAAGGCCATTAATAATGAGAATGCCCAATCTGCGGCTAAAGCAGCTATGTCGATAGCACGCCCACTTTCCAAAAATGGTTATAAAGTGCCTATGTTCAAGTCAATTATTAAACAAGCTATTTTAGAAAATTCATAG